A genomic stretch from Flavobacterium sp. KS-LB2 includes:
- a CDS encoding glycosyl hydrolase family 95 catalytic domain-containing protein: MISIFKRLVFLLLVSPIVFGQTKSDEWHLQANSRENYFGVAMANGQIGIVTDDTPLKTKEIILNGVYDGSPENGISRIVRGIEFLNLHLNINNQEIKSDNIDNWSQIVSMKEGTSTTSFSFKDFATINYTILANRAVPFSAMAIVEITPIKDIEVTANNYMVVPDELKEAKSQFRVLKDNQYLMPVFGTVAKTLTGKYTVAASTTFLFDGQGETLKQTGNEVGFTKKLVKGKKYRFAVAGGICTSKDVTDPLNESERQPIYALQEGIDKLLNRHKQAWAELWSTGDIQIEGDLDAQQRVRFALYNLYSYIRPETRQSIAPMGLSSQGYNGHIFWDTELWMYPTLLALQPDMAKSCLDYRSDRLQKAKQKAFIYGYKGAMYPWESDDTGEEATPTWALTGIFEQHITADVSIAFWNYYSYTQDKSWLKKEWAVLKETADFWVSRVVKNQDGSYSILNVVGADEYAQHVDDNAFTNASAIESLKNTIKAAAILSEPINPKWKDVSEKLVIHKQNGITQNYKGYEGQMIKQADVNLLAYPLHIITDKAQIEKDLEYYAEKIDKKDGPAMASGVLSVLYARLGDREKAYSYFVKSYLPNSRPPFGVFSESANSNNPYFATGAGAMLQAVIYGFGGVEQTDLGLKYNKGLLPKQWKSLKIIGIGLDNKTIVIK, encoded by the coding sequence CCCAATTGTTTTTGGACAAACTAAATCTGACGAATGGCATTTACAGGCAAATTCTAGAGAAAATTATTTTGGTGTAGCCATGGCAAATGGTCAAATAGGAATTGTTACAGATGATACGCCTTTGAAAACAAAAGAAATTATTCTGAACGGAGTTTACGATGGTAGTCCTGAAAATGGAATTAGTAGAATTGTTCGAGGAATTGAGTTTTTGAATTTGCATTTGAATATAAACAATCAAGAAATCAAATCAGACAATATTGATAATTGGAGCCAAATAGTTTCTATGAAAGAAGGTACAAGTACAACTTCATTTTCATTTAAAGATTTCGCAACTATCAATTATACGATTTTGGCTAATAGAGCTGTTCCTTTTTCAGCAATGGCAATTGTCGAAATTACTCCAATTAAAGATATCGAAGTTACCGCTAATAATTATATGGTGGTTCCTGATGAATTGAAAGAGGCTAAAAGTCAGTTTCGTGTTTTGAAAGACAATCAATATTTAATGCCAGTTTTTGGGACAGTCGCTAAAACGCTTACGGGGAAATATACGGTTGCGGCTTCAACAACATTTCTTTTTGACGGTCAAGGAGAAACTTTGAAGCAAACCGGAAATGAAGTTGGTTTTACTAAAAAATTAGTGAAGGGTAAAAAATATCGTTTTGCAGTTGCGGGAGGAATTTGCACTTCTAAAGATGTTACTGATCCTTTGAACGAATCCGAAAGACAGCCAATTTATGCTTTGCAGGAAGGAATTGATAAATTATTGAACCGTCACAAACAAGCTTGGGCTGAATTATGGAGCACCGGAGATATTCAAATTGAAGGAGATCTTGATGCGCAACAACGGGTGCGTTTTGCCTTATACAACTTGTATTCATATATTCGACCGGAAACCAGACAAAGTATAGCTCCAATGGGATTGTCATCGCAGGGATATAACGGACATATTTTTTGGGACACCGAACTTTGGATGTATCCAACGCTTTTGGCCTTACAACCTGATATGGCAAAATCGTGTTTAGATTACCGTTCAGATCGTTTGCAAAAAGCAAAACAAAAAGCCTTTATTTATGGGTATAAAGGAGCGATGTATCCCTGGGAGTCTGATGATACAGGTGAAGAAGCAACACCAACTTGGGCTTTGACCGGAATTTTCGAGCAACATATTACGGCGGATGTTTCGATCGCTTTTTGGAATTATTACAGTTATACACAAGACAAATCCTGGTTGAAAAAAGAATGGGCGGTTCTTAAAGAAACGGCTGATTTTTGGGTAAGTCGCGTAGTTAAAAATCAAGATGGAAGCTATTCTATTTTAAATGTAGTTGGTGCCGATGAATATGCGCAACACGTAGATGATAATGCTTTTACAAATGCATCTGCTATTGAGTCTTTGAAAAATACAATCAAAGCGGCGGCAATTTTGAGCGAACCGATTAACCCAAAATGGAAAGATGTTTCTGAGAAATTAGTCATTCATAAACAGAATGGGATTACTCAAAATTACAAAGGGTATGAGGGGCAAATGATAAAACAAGCCGATGTAAATTTGTTAGCTTATCCTTTACACATAATCACAGACAAGGCCCAAATTGAAAAAGATTTGGAATATTATGCAGAAAAAATAGATAAAAAAGATGGTCCTGCAATGGCTTCTGGAGTTTTATCTGTTTTGTATGCAAGATTAGGTGATCGAGAAAAAGCATATAGTTATTTTGTAAAATCGTATTTACCAAACAGCCGTCCGCCTTTTGGGGTGTTCTCAGAATCAGCAAATAGTAATAATCCCTATTTTGCAACTGGTGCAGGAGCTATGCTTCAAGCTGTTATTTATGGTTTTGGTGGAGTGGAGCAAACGGATCTTGGATTAAAATACAATAAGGGACTTTTGCCAAAACAATGGAAATCACTTAAGATTATTGGAATAGGGTTAGATAATAAAACGATTGTTATAAAATAA
- a CDS encoding SusC/RagA family TonB-linked outer membrane protein has translation MKNSLIKGLMVFLTMLCTSLTYSQDVSGTVSDASGPLPGASILVKGTTNGAQTDFDGKFTIKNVGSNAVLVFSYIGLKTQELNVAGKSTVNVVLKEDSAELKEVVVIGYGSVRKKDATGAVDQIGAKDFDNVASPSPAQLLRGKVAGVQVTQSSGEPGAGVAIRVRGNSSIRSGNGPLIVVDGVPLDGGNVSAGGADLLGTSSSRNPLNFINQNDIESMSVLKDASSTAIYGSRGANGVIVITTKKGKSNVPQLTYSTSFQFSKLSGKLDVMNGDQFAAAGGDDQGSRSYNWKDAVLRSGFAMNHDLSFTKSTENSNTRISFGASNTDGIVKNTGLDRYTASFYNSNDFFGGAVKVESRIIYSSLKDQATLLSNNAGFIGNVIGTALYWNPTLPIRNTNGSYNVVGDDYLNPVQLLDSYTDYTNTNKLLGSINTTWKINSKLKYQFLFGVEGSTSSRKSQLLPTMEISGAAFQATVPGSDLVKFGTANINNQNKFNKTFEHTLNYNNDFGDNFNLDALVGYSYYDYTADGNSASGKGYDVNQVNLIDNIEGGLQNEYRVSSYRNRVELQSYFGRVNATLYKKLILTATLRSDGSTKLGVNNKYDYFPSVGAAYKVVEDKEGLLNSFKIRGNYGITGNQEFAPNSAIARASYGNNGNLNVDTNSNADLKWETTTSYGVGADFELINNKLSGSLDYFQRDTKDLIFPVPAAATQPGPPSPRFKNLPGNLINKGVEVSLNYKVIDTEDLTWDISGNASFLSNKVKNFAGFIATGGLNGQGLTDAYAQVITNNQPAYTYFLYEWRGYDSTGNSIYADAAGNDTGLGTAAKKLLDKQPLPKINVGFTTNLAYKGFDASASFYGAFGHYIYNNTTNAYFFKGAFLGGRNTTLEAATSPQAQGDPNSPSTKYLEKGDFLRMGNLTFGYTVNSLERFRIKSARFFVNASNLFIITSYSGSDPEVDTDKSLNGVPSAGMEYLSYPRDKSVSLGLNVTF, from the coding sequence ATGAAAAATAGTCTAATTAAAGGCTTGATGGTGTTTCTAACGATGCTATGTACAAGTTTGACATATTCGCAAGATGTGTCCGGAACTGTATCTGATGCTAGCGGTCCGCTTCCAGGGGCTTCTATCTTAGTGAAAGGAACAACAAATGGAGCACAAACTGATTTCGATGGAAAATTTACTATCAAGAATGTTGGCTCAAACGCAGTTTTAGTTTTTAGTTACATTGGTCTTAAAACTCAAGAATTAAATGTAGCAGGAAAAAGTACAGTTAATGTAGTTTTAAAAGAAGACTCAGCTGAATTAAAAGAAGTTGTAGTTATAGGCTACGGTTCGGTTAGAAAAAAGGATGCAACAGGTGCAGTTGATCAAATCGGAGCAAAAGATTTTGACAATGTAGCATCCCCTTCGCCAGCTCAATTATTGAGAGGTAAAGTTGCAGGTGTTCAAGTTACACAGTCTAGTGGTGAGCCAGGTGCTGGTGTTGCTATTAGAGTTCGTGGTAATTCGTCTATTCGTTCAGGAAACGGTCCTCTTATTGTTGTTGACGGAGTGCCATTAGATGGTGGGAATGTATCAGCAGGAGGTGCAGATTTATTGGGTACTTCTTCTTCTAGAAATCCATTGAACTTTATCAATCAAAATGATATCGAGAGCATGTCAGTTTTGAAAGATGCTTCTTCAACAGCTATTTATGGTTCGCGTGGAGCAAATGGAGTTATCGTGATTACTACTAAAAAAGGAAAATCTAATGTGCCACAGTTAACTTATAGTACATCATTCCAATTTAGTAAATTATCTGGTAAATTAGATGTAATGAATGGCGATCAATTTGCAGCAGCAGGTGGTGATGATCAAGGTTCAAGATCTTACAATTGGAAAGATGCTGTTTTAAGAAGTGGATTCGCAATGAACCATGATTTATCTTTTACTAAGTCAACAGAAAATTCAAATACAAGAATATCTTTTGGAGCATCCAATACAGATGGAATTGTTAAAAACACAGGTTTAGATAGATATACTGCTTCATTTTATAATTCAAATGATTTTTTCGGTGGAGCTGTAAAAGTAGAATCTAGAATTATTTATTCTTCTTTAAAAGATCAAGCGACTCTTTTGTCTAATAATGCAGGGTTTATTGGTAACGTAATTGGTACAGCTTTGTATTGGAACCCAACATTACCAATTAGAAATACAAATGGGTCTTATAACGTAGTGGGTGATGATTATTTAAATCCAGTACAATTATTAGATTCGTATACAGATTATACAAATACTAATAAATTATTAGGAAGTATCAATACTACTTGGAAAATCAACAGCAAGTTAAAATACCAATTCTTGTTTGGTGTTGAAGGTTCTACATCTAGTAGAAAAAGCCAGTTGTTGCCAACTATGGAGATTTCTGGAGCTGCATTTCAAGCAACAGTCCCTGGTTCAGATTTAGTTAAGTTTGGTACAGCTAACATAAACAACCAAAATAAATTTAATAAAACGTTTGAACATACTTTAAACTACAATAATGATTTTGGTGATAACTTCAACTTAGATGCATTAGTAGGGTACTCTTATTATGATTACACAGCTGATGGGAATTCTGCAAGTGGTAAAGGGTATGATGTGAATCAAGTAAACTTGATTGACAATATTGAAGGTGGACTTCAGAATGAGTATAGAGTTTCTTCTTATAGAAATAGAGTGGAGTTACAATCTTATTTTGGTAGAGTAAACGCTACTTTATATAAGAAATTAATTCTTACTGCTACATTAAGATCTGATGGATCTACAAAATTAGGAGTAAATAACAAATATGATTATTTTCCATCTGTAGGTGCGGCTTACAAAGTTGTAGAAGATAAAGAAGGTTTATTGAACAGCTTCAAGATTAGAGGTAACTATGGTATTACAGGAAACCAAGAATTTGCACCAAACTCTGCAATTGCTAGAGCTTCTTATGGTAATAATGGTAATTTAAATGTTGATACAAACTCTAATGCTGATTTGAAATGGGAGACTACAACTTCTTATGGAGTAGGAGCGGATTTTGAATTAATCAATAATAAATTATCTGGTTCATTAGATTATTTCCAGAGAGATACTAAGGATTTAATTTTCCCTGTACCGGCAGCAGCAACTCAGCCAGGTCCTCCATCTCCACGTTTCAAAAACTTACCAGGGAATTTAATCAATAAAGGTGTGGAAGTTTCTTTAAACTATAAAGTAATCGATACTGAGGATTTAACTTGGGATATTTCAGGAAATGCTTCATTTTTAAGTAATAAAGTTAAAAACTTTGCTGGTTTTATTGCTACCGGTGGATTGAATGGTCAAGGGTTAACAGATGCTTATGCTCAGGTAATCACAAACAATCAACCTGCATATACCTATTTCTTGTATGAGTGGAGAGGATATGATTCTACTGGGAATTCAATTTATGCTGATGCAGCAGGAAATGATACAGGTCTTGGTACTGCGGCTAAAAAATTATTAGACAAACAACCTTTACCTAAAATCAATGTTGGTTTTACTACTAATTTAGCTTATAAAGGTTTTGATGCAAGTGCTTCTTTCTATGGTGCTTTTGGTCACTACATTTATAATAACACAACGAATGCTTATTTCTTTAAAGGAGCTTTCCTTGGAGGTAGAAATACGACTTTAGAAGCTGCAACTTCTCCACAAGCTCAAGGAGACCCTAACTCTCCGTCTACTAAGTATTTAGAAAAAGGAGATTTCTTAAGAATGGGTAATTTAACGTTTGGTTACACTGTAAATTCTTTAGAAAGATTTAGAATTAAATCTGCTCGTTTCTTTGTAAATGCTTCTAATTTATTTATTATTACAAGTTATTCAGGATCTGACCCAGAGGTTGATACTGATAAATCATTAAACGGTGTGCCTTCTGCAG